TGTGGTGATTacctttatgtctggataactggtgttgtgcttctactcacatgaagagctggcagtaagtgttaagtgtcaatgctaaccaggctaataaacaaaccatgctaccgtgagtcgaagggtaaagtcacgtgacttcttttgtagttcgtttatgaaacaaaaggagcaatttcgatttttataaataaggcaaaatatggtctgacattttcacagttagaagattattactgtatagacactgaaaaatatttttggtggataacatcgctgatttggcttcacaatattttctttaaaataggtctatgggacttaacattggagctgctcttcgaggaacgcaaccacttggggcgctggttttcactttccctccctatactACTTATAGGCAGCGTACATCACCATGGCGTCCCCTCAACCAATCAGTGAGCGGGAGATAAGTGAGATGAGTTCCATGCTGCCGTCTGGTGTGGTTTCCGTGGTGATGGGTCAGGTGCGAGGCATGCTGGAACAGGCGGACTCCGCCACTCTAGACATTGCAGTGACCGGAGAGGCCGGAGCAGGCAAGTCCTCCTTCATCAACGCCTTCCGCTGTCTCCGTGACGACGATCCCGGTGCTGCGGAAACAGGTGTCACGGAAACCACACAGAAAGCTTCCGCATACGCCCACCCCACTGCTCCAAACGTGCGTCTGTGGGATTTGCCGGGCATAGGAACTCCGGCGTTCCGTCCAGAGCGCTACCTGGAGGACGTTGGTCTGCTGCGGACGTACGACTTCTTCATCATCCTGGCCTCCGAGCGGTTCCGAGAGTGCCACGCCCAACTTGCCCACGCCATCTCGGAGGCCGGGAAGCACTTCTACTTCGTACGCAATAAAGTGGACCGAGAGCTACAGGCAAACGCACGCCGACGAGGCCCACAGTCCAGGACTGACGCAGATGTTCTGCAGGAGATCAGAACAGACTGCTTGGAGAACCTGAGAAGGACTGGGCTGATGGAACCGAAGGTGTTCCTGATCTCCTGTTTCGAGCCGCAGAGCTTCGATCTGGTCCTGCTGCAGACCAGCCTGCTGGACGACCTGGACGGTCTGAAGAGACGCGCCCTCCTCCTGTCCCTCCCCAGCCACACCTCCACCCTAGTGgagcacaagaaacaggtgtAGTCACATCTACAGTACCTCCATCACCTAGCCACACCTCCACCCTAGTGgagcacaagaaacaggtgtAGTCACATCTACAGTACCTCCATCACCCAGCCACACCTCCACCCTAGTGGAGCACAAGAAAACAGGTGTAGTCACATCTACCTCCCATCACTTCGCTGATGATGCTTTTAGCCACATTGACTTACAGCAGAGATACACATTTTGA
This genomic stretch from Alosa sapidissima isolate fAloSap1 chromosome 16, fAloSap1.pri, whole genome shotgun sequence harbors:
- the LOC121685674 gene encoding interferon-inducible GTPase 5-like isoform X3; the encoded protein is MASPQPISEREISEMSSMLPSGVVSVVMGQVRGMLEQADSATLDIAVTGEAGAGKSSFINAFRCLRDDDPGAAETGVTETTQKASAYAHPTAPNVRLWDLPGIGTPAFRPERYLEDVGLLRTYDFFIILASERFRECHAQLAHAISEAGKHFYFVRNKVDRELQANARRRGPQSRTDADVLQEIRTDCLENLRRTGLMEPKVFLISCFEPQSFDLVLLQTSLLDDLDGLKRRALLLSLPSHTSTLVEHKKQELGAELWRGVMSACLDGFTRGDAIGGAVPKLMDTLRDYQRNFGLDSASLHRLAAMTGTTYDDLCSEVRSSLGRELVSGTLERLLSQLGPAPQFLIRQLESRVPVLGSVVSGGLSFMAGYYLLSTALSELSQDAERVMQRALQADQLMTKEAG
- the LOC121685674 gene encoding interferon-inducible GTPase 5-like isoform X1, which translates into the protein MRASKQLFFVFSNGQATNVYTYRHQVVRKIQGPRTDFSHGNLSPITFDPWRESWFCCDFAGDTDRRQAAYITMASPQPISEREISEMSSMLPSGVVSVVMGQVRGMLEQADSATLDIAVTGEAGAGKSSFINAFRCLRDDDPGAAETGVTETTQKASAYAHPTAPNVRLWDLPGIGTPAFRPERYLEDVGLLRTYDFFIILASERFRECHAQLAHAISEAGKHFYFVRNKVDRELQANARRRGPQSRTDADVLQEIRTDCLENLRRTGLMEPKVFLISCFEPQSFDLVLLQTSLLDDLDGLKRRALLLSLPSHTSTLVEHKKQELGAELWRGVMSACLDGFTRGDAIGGAVPKLMDTLRDYQRNFGLDSASLHRLAAMTGTTYDDLCSEVRSSLGRELVSGTLERLLSQLGPAPQFLIRQLESRVPVLGSVVSGGLSFMAGYYLLSTALSELSQDAERVMQRALQADQLMTKEAG
- the LOC121685674 gene encoding interferon-inducible GTPase 5-like isoform X2, with the protein product MRASKQLFFVFSNGQATNVYTYRHQVVRKIQGPRTDFSHGNLSPITFDPWRDTDRRQAAYITMASPQPISEREISEMSSMLPSGVVSVVMGQVRGMLEQADSATLDIAVTGEAGAGKSSFINAFRCLRDDDPGAAETGVTETTQKASAYAHPTAPNVRLWDLPGIGTPAFRPERYLEDVGLLRTYDFFIILASERFRECHAQLAHAISEAGKHFYFVRNKVDRELQANARRRGPQSRTDADVLQEIRTDCLENLRRTGLMEPKVFLISCFEPQSFDLVLLQTSLLDDLDGLKRRALLLSLPSHTSTLVEHKKQELGAELWRGVMSACLDGFTRGDAIGGAVPKLMDTLRDYQRNFGLDSASLHRLAAMTGTTYDDLCSEVRSSLGRELVSGTLERLLSQLGPAPQFLIRQLESRVPVLGSVVSGGLSFMAGYYLLSTALSELSQDAERVMQRALQADQLMTKEAG